Below is a genomic region from Rhizobium acidisoli.
TGTTTGGCTCGGGCTGAAACTCTTCCTCGACCTACGGAAAACACGCGGCGGGGATGCGGATGTTTCGCCGGCGCGCGTCGAAGTACCATTAGCCACAGCTTATCGCATGGGTCTCGCAACCAACCTTGCCAATCCGAAAACAGCGCTCTTTGTCGCGTCGCTTTTCGCCGCGACGATGCCCGTGGGCACACCGTTCTTTTACGGCGCCGCGGCAATTGCCGAGATGATGATGATCTCAACCATCTACTACACCTGCCTGATCAGCCTGATCACCCATCCTGCGGTGGCCGCTGGTTATCTCAGGGCAAAACGCAAGATTGATGTCGGTGTTGCGACCGTGTTCATTGGCTTTGGCACAAAACTGCTCCTATCGCGGCAGTAGGATCAAGACGGATTTTGAAGGAGATTACTTTGCCTACATGGCAAATCGCGCCGGCCAAAATCTGGCACACAATCCGAACGGCACGGGCTTATGTTGGTCCGGTATCGCTGATTGCCTGGGTTCGGAAGTGGCAAGCCTGATTAGAGCGGATTCTCCGAGCGTGCCGGAGGAGGAGGCGTCTTCAGCGGATGAAAGCGCATCAGAACAACGCGGTGGTCAGCGCGCGTTGAGGAGGAACCACTCCAGTAGGCTGCGATGGTTTGGGCTCAAAACCACCCTCTGCGCCAGAACCAAAACAACGGTGCAACGGCGCTCAGTATGATGATAGCCCACGCAAACGGATATCCCCAGGTCCAACTCAGTTCTGGCATGAACTTGAAATTCATGCCCCATATCCCTGCCATTAAGGTGGGCGGGACGCCAACAACCGACGCGATCGTCAGCACTTTGAAGATGTCGTTCTGTTCGATGGTGATGAAGCCGAGTACAGCATCCAGCAGGAACTGCGTCTTGTCGGACAGGTGCGTCTCGTAATCGCTGAGCGAGGCGACGTCCTCCGTCACCGCGTGGAGCCGGTCTCGGAAATCGTCGGATAGGACG
It encodes:
- a CDS encoding LysE family translocator, whose translation is MFFLSVAAIWAVASMTPGPNTLLSIRYCLTSTRKVALTAACGTVTGTFIWGLAGWLGINVLFQAAPFAYLALKIAGGLYLVWLGLKLFLDLRKTRGGDADVSPARVEVPLATAYRMGLATNLANPKTALFVASLFAATMPVGTPFFYGAAAIAEMMMISTIYYTCLISLITHPAVAAGYLRAKRKIDVGVATVFIGFGTKLLLSRQ